From a single Mesorhizobium shangrilense genomic region:
- a CDS encoding aldo/keto reductase, whose protein sequence is MPSASIAPRREPPCPSVIRTTTLPSGEAVQVLGQGTWKMGEDARHRPDEVNALKLGLDLGITLIDTAEMYASGGAEEVVAEAIAGRRDEVFLVSKVLPSNASRSGVPLACEKSLKRMRTDRIDLYLLHWRGGVPLAETVEALEALRKAGKIRHWGVSNFDTDDMEELARLPAGGNVQTNQVLYNLSRRGPEFDLMPWGRQRGIPLMAYSPVEQGALARSAKLQAIASRHNVTPAQVALAWVMRGDGVIAIPKASSQEHVRQNVTALDIELTSEDIAELDRAFPPPTRKRGLEMI, encoded by the coding sequence ATGCCTTCAGCATCGATCGCGCCACGCCGGGAGCCCCCATGTCCATCTGTGATAAGAACAACCACGCTGCCCTCCGGTGAAGCCGTTCAGGTACTCGGCCAGGGGACCTGGAAGATGGGCGAGGATGCCCGACACCGTCCCGACGAGGTCAATGCCCTTAAGCTCGGCCTCGACCTTGGCATCACGCTGATCGACACCGCCGAAATGTATGCGAGCGGCGGCGCCGAGGAGGTGGTGGCTGAGGCCATTGCCGGGCGTCGCGACGAAGTCTTCCTCGTGTCCAAGGTGTTGCCATCCAACGCATCGCGCTCGGGCGTGCCGCTGGCATGCGAGAAAAGCTTGAAGCGCATGCGCACCGACCGCATCGATCTCTATCTGCTGCACTGGCGTGGCGGCGTCCCGCTGGCCGAAACGGTCGAGGCCCTGGAGGCGTTGCGCAAGGCCGGAAAGATCCGTCACTGGGGTGTCAGCAATTTCGACACCGACGACATGGAGGAACTGGCCCGCCTGCCGGCCGGCGGCAATGTGCAGACCAACCAGGTGCTCTACAATCTGTCCCGGCGCGGTCCCGAATTCGACCTCATGCCCTGGGGCCGGCAGCGCGGCATCCCGCTGATGGCCTATTCGCCGGTCGAGCAGGGCGCATTGGCGCGCAGCGCCAAGCTGCAGGCCATCGCCAGCCGCCATAATGTGACCCCGGCGCAGGTCGCGCTCGCCTGGGTGATGCGCGGGGACGGCGTCATCGCCATTCCCAAGGCCAGCAGTCAGGAACACGTTCGCCAGAATGTCACCGCGCTCGACATAGAGCTTACTAGCGAGGATATCGCCGAGCTTGATCGCGCCTTCCCGCCGCCGACGCGCAAGCGCGGCCTGGAGATGATCTAG
- a CDS encoding heavy metal translocating P-type ATPase: MTHSDHDHHTHAHGSCCSAKAAPPAGDAVLRDPVCGMTVDPASGKPTAEHGGHVFHFCSERCHSKFVAEPEKYLTATDPVCGMSVDRAAAKHFLNHEGHSFYFCSAGCMAKFEAEPLKYLGGRPAPQPMPKGTQYTCPMHPEVIRDKPGSCPKCGMALEPMGVPTGDEGPNPELVDFTRRFWVSAVLSVPLLVVAMGPMLGPSFANLIDERVLVWVELALASPVVLWAAIPFFHRGWESVLNRSPNMWTLISLGVGTAYLYSVVATLFPDIFPHQFRGHGGKVPVYFEAAAVIVALVFLGQVLELRAREKTGSAIRALLDLAPKTARLIGEDGSEKDVPLDAVKAGDRLRIRPGDAVPVDGSVLEGRSSIDESMITGEPLPVEKTQGDALTGGTLNKNGSLIMRAEKIGAETTLARIVELVAKAQRSRAPIQGLADRVSFYFVPAVVLIALAAFAAWAMFGPAPSLIFAIVSAVSVLIIACPCALGLATPMSIMTATGRGAHAGVLIKEAAALERFASVDTLIVDKTGTLTEGRPRLTDVVSVEGMAENVLLALAASLEKGSEHPLAEAIVDGARERGASIADASDFEATTGKGVSGTVSGKNVALGNAAMMADLGIDIAVLAERAGALQADGKTAMFVAVDKKLAGIVAVADPIKATTVEAIKALHERGLRIIMATGDNERTAKAIAKRLGIDEVRAGLMPEQKAALVEELRARGAGVAMAGDGVNDAPALAAADVGIAMGTGADVAVESAGITLVKGDLNGIVRARTLAQATIGNIRQNLFFAFLYNVLGVPVAAGVLYPLTGTLLSPMLAAAAMSLSSVSVIANALRLRTLKL, translated from the coding sequence ATGACGCATTCCGATCATGATCATCACACGCACGCGCATGGCAGCTGCTGTTCCGCGAAGGCGGCTCCGCCCGCTGGCGATGCCGTCTTGCGCGATCCGGTCTGTGGCATGACGGTCGATCCAGCGTCGGGCAAGCCGACCGCCGAACATGGCGGCCATGTCTTCCATTTCTGCAGCGAGCGCTGCCATTCGAAATTCGTGGCGGAGCCGGAAAAATACCTGACGGCCACCGATCCTGTCTGTGGCATGAGCGTCGACCGTGCCGCCGCCAAGCATTTTCTGAACCATGAAGGCCACAGCTTCTATTTCTGCTCGGCCGGCTGCATGGCGAAATTCGAGGCGGAGCCGCTGAAATACCTGGGCGGCAGGCCCGCGCCCCAGCCGATGCCCAAGGGCACGCAATACACCTGTCCGATGCATCCGGAAGTGATCCGCGACAAGCCGGGATCCTGCCCGAAATGCGGCATGGCGCTGGAGCCGATGGGCGTGCCCACCGGCGATGAGGGTCCTAATCCCGAATTGGTCGATTTTACCCGGCGGTTCTGGGTCAGCGCGGTTCTGTCCGTGCCATTGCTGGTCGTTGCGATGGGGCCGATGCTCGGCCCGTCCTTTGCAAACCTCATTGATGAGCGCGTGCTGGTGTGGGTGGAATTGGCGCTGGCGAGCCCAGTGGTGCTGTGGGCGGCAATTCCCTTCTTCCATCGCGGCTGGGAGTCCGTCCTCAACCGCAGCCCCAACATGTGGACGCTGATTTCACTCGGCGTCGGTACGGCCTATCTCTACAGCGTCGTCGCTACCCTGTTTCCGGACATCTTTCCGCATCAGTTCCGCGGCCATGGCGGCAAGGTGCCGGTCTATTTCGAGGCGGCGGCTGTCATCGTCGCGCTGGTGTTCCTCGGCCAGGTGCTGGAACTTCGTGCCCGTGAGAAGACCGGCTCGGCCATCCGTGCGCTGCTCGACCTCGCGCCCAAGACAGCGCGGCTGATCGGCGAGGACGGTTCCGAAAAGGATGTTCCGCTCGACGCGGTCAAGGCCGGCGACCGGCTGAGGATCCGCCCCGGCGACGCGGTGCCCGTCGATGGCAGCGTGCTGGAGGGCCGCTCTTCGATCGACGAATCGATGATCACCGGCGAGCCGCTGCCGGTCGAAAAGACACAAGGCGACGCCCTTACCGGCGGCACGCTCAACAAGAACGGTTCGCTGATCATGCGTGCCGAGAAGATCGGCGCCGAGACCACGCTGGCGCGCATCGTCGAGCTCGTCGCCAAGGCGCAGCGTTCGCGCGCGCCGATCCAGGGGCTGGCCGACCGCGTGTCTTTCTACTTCGTCCCCGCTGTCGTGCTGATCGCGCTCGCTGCATTTGCAGCCTGGGCGATGTTCGGCCCCGCGCCCAGCCTGATCTTCGCCATCGTCTCGGCGGTTTCGGTGCTGATCATCGCCTGCCCATGCGCGCTCGGGCTGGCGACGCCGATGTCGATCATGACGGCGACCGGGCGCGGCGCGCATGCCGGCGTGCTGATCAAGGAGGCGGCCGCGCTCGAGCGGTTTGCCTCGGTCGACACGCTGATCGTCGACAAGACCGGCACGCTGACCGAAGGCCGCCCGCGGCTGACGGATGTCGTTTCTGTCGAAGGCATGGCGGAAAATGTTCTTCTGGCGCTCGCCGCTAGCCTGGAAAAAGGGTCAGAGCATCCACTGGCCGAAGCCATCGTCGACGGTGCCCGCGAACGCGGCGCCAGTATCGCCGATGCCAGCGATTTCGAGGCGACAACCGGCAAGGGTGTTTCCGGCACGGTGTCGGGAAAGAATGTCGCGCTTGGCAATGCTGCCATGATGGCCGATCTCGGCATCGATATCGCAGTGCTCGCCGAGCGGGCAGGCGCGCTTCAGGCCGACGGCAAGACGGCGATGTTCGTCGCTGTCGACAAGAAGCTGGCCGGCATCGTTGCCGTTGCCGATCCCATCAAGGCAACCACGGTCGAAGCGATCAAGGCACTGCATGAGCGTGGCCTCAGGATCATCATGGCGACCGGCGACAACGAGCGCACGGCGAAGGCCATCGCCAAGCGGCTCGGCATCGATGAAGTGCGCGCTGGGTTGATGCCGGAACAGAAGGCGGCCCTCGTCGAGGAGCTGCGCGCCAGGGGTGCCGGCGTCGCCATGGCCGGCGACGGCGTCAACGATGCGCCCGCACTTGCCGCCGCCGATGTCGGCATCGCCATGGGCACCGGCGCTGATGTCGCAGTGGAGAGCGCGGGCATCACGCTGGTCAAGGGCGATCTCAACGGCATCGTCCGGGCTCGCACGCTCGCCCAGGCGACGATCGGCAACATTCGCCAGAACCTGTTCTTCGCCTTCCTCTACAACGTGCTTGGCGTGCCCGTCGCCGCCGGTGTGCTCTATCCGCTTACCGGCACGCTTTTGTCGCCAATGCTGGCGGCTGCGGCGATGAGTCTCTCCTCGGTTTCGGTCATCGCCAACGCTTTGCGGTTGCGGACGTTGAAATTGTAA
- the murJ gene encoding murein biosynthesis integral membrane protein MurJ, which yields MSLVRKFATVASGTLMSRALGFGREMLMAAALGTGPIADAFNAAFQFPNTFRRLFAEGAFNAAFVPLFAKEIETHGTDGAKRFSEEVFGVLFSALLALTIAMELAMPLIVRYLVAPGFAETPGKFEMTVRLATIMFPYLICMSLAAMMAGMLNSLRRYFAAAIAPAFLNIILIGVLAYAWYHGLDAHDVGFGLSWGVLAAGIVQLAIVWVAVRNAGIAIGFRRPKLTPNVKRLLILALPAAITGGITQINQLIGTAIASAQNSAVSSLAYADRVYQLPLGVVGVAVAIVLLPELSRALKSGNLIEAANLQNRSVEFTLFLTLPAAAALWVMSEPIVRLVYERGAFAANHSTPTVAAILAIFGLGLPAFVLIKAFTPGYFAREDTRTPMIFAAISVAVNVTTALTLFPSMGAPGIAVASAVAGWVNAVMLLGTLIRRGHWGRDVPLLKRIPRLVLSALVMGVALYFAEHWLAARIGPGSPLLIKATTVLALVAGGAMLYFVTAFATGGADFGMIRRNATRKGAPAIKGQSRDP from the coding sequence ATGAGCCTTGTCAGAAAATTCGCGACGGTCGCTTCCGGCACGTTGATGAGCCGGGCGCTCGGCTTTGGCCGCGAAATGCTGATGGCGGCAGCACTCGGCACTGGACCGATCGCCGACGCCTTCAACGCCGCCTTCCAGTTTCCCAACACCTTTCGCCGGCTGTTCGCCGAAGGCGCCTTCAACGCCGCCTTCGTGCCGCTCTTCGCCAAGGAGATCGAGACCCACGGCACCGATGGCGCCAAGCGCTTTTCGGAGGAAGTGTTCGGCGTGCTGTTTTCGGCGCTGCTGGCGCTGACCATCGCCATGGAACTGGCGATGCCGCTGATCGTGCGCTACCTGGTGGCGCCGGGCTTTGCCGAAACGCCGGGCAAGTTCGAGATGACCGTCCGTCTTGCGACGATCATGTTCCCCTATCTGATCTGCATGTCGCTCGCGGCGATGATGGCGGGCATGCTGAATTCGTTGCGCCGCTATTTCGCGGCTGCCATCGCACCCGCCTTCCTGAACATCATCCTGATCGGTGTGCTGGCCTACGCATGGTACCATGGCCTGGATGCGCATGACGTCGGGTTCGGCCTGTCCTGGGGCGTGCTGGCAGCGGGCATCGTGCAACTCGCCATCGTCTGGGTAGCGGTGCGCAATGCCGGCATCGCGATCGGTTTTCGCCGGCCGAAGCTGACGCCCAACGTCAAGCGGCTCCTGATCCTGGCGCTGCCTGCCGCGATCACCGGCGGCATCACCCAGATCAACCAGCTGATCGGCACGGCGATCGCATCGGCGCAAAACAGCGCGGTCTCCTCGCTTGCTTATGCCGATCGCGTCTACCAGTTGCCGCTCGGCGTCGTCGGCGTCGCCGTCGCCATCGTGCTTTTGCCCGAACTGTCCAGAGCACTGAAGTCCGGCAATCTGATCGAGGCGGCCAATCTGCAGAACCGTTCGGTCGAGTTCACCCTGTTCCTGACCCTGCCGGCCGCCGCCGCTCTTTGGGTGATGTCCGAGCCGATCGTGCGGCTGGTCTATGAGCGCGGGGCGTTTGCCGCCAACCACTCGACGCCGACGGTGGCGGCGATCCTGGCGATTTTCGGCTTGGGCTTGCCGGCTTTCGTGCTGATCAAGGCATTCACGCCCGGCTATTTCGCCCGTGAGGACACGCGCACGCCGATGATCTTTGCCGCCATCTCGGTGGCGGTGAACGTCACCACGGCGCTGACGCTGTTTCCGTCGATGGGCGCGCCCGGCATCGCGGTGGCCTCCGCCGTGGCCGGCTGGGTCAATGCGGTGATGCTGCTCGGGACACTGATCCGGCGTGGCCACTGGGGCCGCGACGTGCCCTTGCTGAAGCGTATCCCTCGGCTGGTTCTGTCGGCGCTCGTGATGGGCGTCGCACTCTATTTCGCCGAACACTGGCTGGCCGCCAGGATCGGCCCCGGTTCGCCACTGCTGATCAAGGCGACGACAGTGCTGGCGCTGGTAGCCGGCGGGGCGATGCTCTATTTCGTCACCGCCTTCGCCACTGGCGGCGCCGATTTCGGCATGATCCGGCGCAATGCGACGCGCAAGGGCGCCCCGGCGATTAAGGGACAGTCTCGAGATCCGTGA
- a CDS encoding TetR/AcrR family transcriptional regulator has translation MRRIAPDRDSLVAVVAEVFRKHGYEGASLSLIGEATGLGKGSLYHFFPGGKEEMAADVISHIDGWFEANVFMPLQDKHDPRAGIERMLEATDSYFQSGRRVCLIGAFALDDARNHFARQIGSYFGRWVMHLTEALKRAGHSQPEAIALAEETVAVIQGALTLARAFDDTAVFSRALQRARAKLDAG, from the coding sequence GTGCGCAGGATCGCGCCCGACCGCGACAGCCTCGTGGCTGTTGTGGCCGAAGTCTTCCGCAAGCATGGCTATGAAGGCGCCAGCCTGTCGCTGATCGGCGAGGCGACGGGTCTGGGCAAGGGAAGCCTCTATCATTTCTTCCCCGGCGGGAAGGAGGAGATGGCGGCTGACGTCATCTCCCATATCGACGGCTGGTTCGAAGCGAACGTCTTTATGCCCTTGCAGGACAAGCACGACCCTCGGGCAGGCATCGAGCGGATGCTTGAAGCGACCGACAGCTATTTCCAGTCCGGGCGCCGTGTGTGCCTGATCGGCGCCTTCGCGCTGGACGACGCCCGCAATCATTTCGCCAGGCAGATCGGAAGCTATTTCGGCCGTTGGGTCATGCATCTGACCGAGGCGTTGAAACGGGCCGGGCACAGCCAGCCAGAAGCGATCGCACTTGCCGAAGAGACGGTTGCCGTCATCCAGGGTGCACTCACCCTTGCCCGTGCCTTCGACGACACGGCGGTCTTTTCGCGCGCGCTGCAACGAGCCAGGGCGAAGCTGGACGCCGGCTAG
- a CDS encoding glycosyltransferase family 25 protein — translation MKCLLINLDRSKDRLAHMTAEFARLGVAFERMAAIDGRDRPDFDAIPMYANRVIKLRLTGSEIGCLLSHRACWEIIARGDDPYGAIFEDDVVFSEQAGALLTSSDWIPADAGIVKLETFFSKTIIGRKRISLGQGLSVSRLYGLHIGTGGYVISRQSARDLVEGTHEIGIPVDQVMFNPNLATSSQNIIYQSVPAICVQDQFLGDKAVGLPSLIKDQRMDLLLANGLLERRKPRLAKKIGIEIRRLARQIANFCRLRQAKVIPFDYHGEHFRPPRTQRRENAV, via the coding sequence ATGAAATGCCTGCTTATCAACCTCGACCGATCCAAGGACCGGCTCGCCCACATGACAGCCGAATTTGCCCGGCTTGGGGTGGCATTCGAGCGCATGGCGGCGATCGACGGAAGGGATCGGCCAGACTTCGATGCCATCCCGATGTACGCCAATCGCGTGATCAAGCTGCGTCTGACCGGCTCCGAGATCGGCTGCCTCCTCAGCCACAGGGCCTGCTGGGAAATCATCGCGCGGGGAGATGATCCTTACGGAGCGATTTTCGAGGACGATGTCGTCTTTTCGGAACAGGCAGGCGCTCTGCTGACCAGTTCCGACTGGATCCCCGCCGATGCCGGCATCGTCAAGCTGGAGACGTTTTTCAGTAAAACCATTATCGGCCGGAAACGTATTTCGCTCGGCCAGGGCCTTTCAGTGTCCAGGCTGTATGGACTTCATATCGGCACGGGTGGCTACGTCATATCAAGACAATCTGCGCGCGACCTTGTCGAGGGAACGCATGAGATCGGCATTCCTGTCGACCAGGTCATGTTCAACCCCAATCTCGCGACATCGTCCCAGAACATCATCTACCAGTCCGTTCCAGCAATTTGCGTGCAGGATCAGTTCCTCGGCGACAAGGCCGTCGGATTGCCGAGCCTGATCAAGGATCAACGCATGGATCTGTTGCTTGCCAACGGCCTTCTGGAGCGGCGCAAGCCCAGGTTGGCGAAGAAGATCGGCATCGAAATCAGGCGGCTGGCGAGGCAGATCGCCAATTTCTGCCGCCTCCGACAGGCGAAGGTCATCCCGTTCGATTACCACGGTGAGCATTTCCGCCCGCCTCGTACCCAGCGCCGTGAGAACGCGGTATAG
- a CDS encoding [protein-PII] uridylyltransferase — MARISLKLDELIDGEALRREMSALTAATAGDGSGQAARTGVLQLLKGRLADGRKTAERMLMDDGGGTACAERLSHLMDEIIRALYDFAVTHVYRVKNPSSAERMAVVAVGGYGRGTLAPGSDIDLLFLLPYKQTPWGEQIVEYMLYMLWDLGLKVGHATRNIDECLRLSRTDVTIRTSILEARFLWGEIKLYDELMLRFDHEVVRTTGPEYVQAKLAERDERHAKAGESRYLVEPNVKDGKGGLRDLQTLFWIGKYFYRVRTGEELVDKGVFTEAEYREFQKAEDFLWAVRCHMHFLTGKAEERLHFDIQREIAERLGYTTHPGLSAVERFMKHYFLVAKDVGDLTRIFCAALEEEQAKHVPGFNRIFLTFSRRKRKLAGTSDFIVDNHRINIADDQVFERDPVNLLRLFWFADKHGLEFHPDALKLLTRSLGLVNKALRRDEEANRLFLDILTSDRNAELNLRRMNEAGLLGKLIPDFGKIVAMMQFSMYHHYTVDEHLIRCIGVLAEIERGDGEKIHPLSHTLMPGLRKSREALYVAVLLHDIAKGRPEDHSEAGARIARRICPHMGLSPADTETVAWLVENHLVMSMTAQTRDLNDRKTIEDFAAIVQSVERLKLLLILTVCDIRGVGPGVWNGWKGQLLRTLYYETELLLTGGFSEVSRAQRTAAARERLAEALADWPDEARKRYVALHYENYLLAVDLADQIRHAEFIREADIAGNRLATMVKTREFEAVTEITVLAQDHPRLLSVIAGACAGAGGNIVDAQIFTTSDGRALDTILISREFDRDEDERRRAERVGRLIEDVLSGKSWLPEMIEKRTKPRRGSKVFKIPPRAEIRNTLSNRFSVIEVEGLDRPGLLSEITGTLSDLSLDIASAHITTFGEKVIDTFYVTDLTGQKIDSPARTNAIHNRLIAALEGITPERGGGKAKAAAE; from the coding sequence ATGGCAAGAATCTCCCTGAAGCTCGATGAACTGATCGACGGCGAAGCCTTGCGCCGCGAAATGAGTGCGCTGACCGCGGCGACGGCCGGCGATGGCTCCGGGCAAGCCGCGCGCACGGGCGTTCTCCAGCTTCTCAAGGGCAGGCTGGCGGACGGTCGCAAGACAGCCGAGCGCATGCTGATGGACGATGGCGGCGGCACCGCCTGCGCCGAGCGGCTCTCGCATCTGATGGATGAGATCATCCGTGCGCTCTATGATTTTGCCGTCACCCATGTCTACCGGGTGAAGAACCCATCATCGGCGGAGCGCATGGCCGTGGTCGCCGTGGGCGGCTATGGCCGCGGCACGCTGGCGCCGGGTTCCGACATCGACCTCCTGTTCCTGCTCCCCTACAAGCAGACGCCGTGGGGCGAGCAGATCGTCGAGTACATGCTCTACATGCTGTGGGACCTGGGGCTGAAGGTCGGCCATGCCACCCGCAACATCGACGAATGCCTGAGATTGTCGCGCACCGATGTCACGATCCGGACCTCGATCCTCGAGGCGCGTTTCCTGTGGGGCGAGATCAAGCTCTATGATGAACTGATGCTGCGCTTCGACCACGAAGTGGTGCGCACGACCGGGCCGGAATATGTGCAGGCCAAGCTCGCCGAACGTGACGAACGTCATGCCAAGGCCGGCGAAAGCCGCTATCTGGTCGAGCCCAATGTCAAGGACGGCAAGGGCGGCCTGCGTGACCTGCAGACGCTGTTCTGGATCGGCAAGTATTTCTACCGGGTGCGCACTGGCGAGGAACTGGTCGACAAGGGCGTGTTCACCGAAGCCGAGTACCGCGAGTTCCAGAAGGCCGAGGATTTTCTCTGGGCGGTGCGCTGCCATATGCATTTCCTCACCGGCAAGGCCGAGGAGCGGCTGCATTTCGATATCCAGCGCGAAATCGCCGAGCGGCTCGGCTACACCACTCATCCCGGCCTTTCGGCGGTCGAGCGGTTCATGAAGCACTACTTCCTTGTCGCCAAGGATGTCGGCGACCTCACCCGTATCTTCTGCGCAGCACTCGAGGAGGAGCAGGCCAAGCATGTGCCGGGCTTCAACCGAATCTTCCTCACCTTCTCGCGCCGCAAGCGCAAGCTTGCCGGCACGTCCGACTTCATTGTCGACAATCATCGCATCAACATCGCCGATGACCAGGTGTTCGAGCGCGATCCGGTCAATCTTCTGCGGCTCTTCTGGTTCGCCGACAAGCATGGGCTGGAGTTCCATCCGGACGCGCTGAAGCTGCTGACCCGCTCGCTCGGGCTGGTCAACAAGGCACTGCGCCGCGACGAGGAGGCCAACCGGCTTTTCCTCGACATATTGACGTCTGACCGAAACGCCGAACTCAATCTGCGGCGCATGAACGAAGCGGGCCTGCTGGGAAAGCTCATCCCGGACTTCGGCAAGATCGTCGCCATGATGCAGTTCTCGATGTACCACCACTATACGGTGGACGAGCATCTGATCCGCTGCATCGGCGTGCTGGCCGAGATCGAGCGCGGCGACGGCGAGAAGATCCATCCGCTCTCCCACACGCTGATGCCGGGCCTGAGGAAGAGCCGCGAGGCGCTCTATGTCGCCGTGCTCCTGCACGACATTGCCAAGGGCAGGCCGGAGGACCATTCCGAGGCAGGCGCCAGGATTGCACGGCGCATCTGCCCGCATATGGGACTGTCGCCAGCCGACACCGAGACGGTCGCATGGCTGGTGGAGAACCATCTCGTCATGTCGATGACGGCACAGACCCGCGATCTCAACGACCGCAAGACGATCGAGGATTTTGCAGCGATCGTGCAGTCGGTCGAACGGCTGAAGCTGCTGCTCATTCTCACGGTCTGCGATATCAGGGGTGTTGGGCCGGGCGTCTGGAACGGCTGGAAGGGGCAGTTGCTGCGCACGCTCTACTACGAGACCGAACTGCTTTTGACCGGGGGGTTTTCGGAAGTGTCGCGCGCGCAGCGCACCGCGGCGGCACGCGAGCGGCTTGCAGAGGCGCTTGCCGACTGGCCCGACGAGGCCCGCAAGCGCTATGTCGCCCTGCACTACGAGAACTATCTGCTGGCTGTCGACCTTGCCGACCAGATCCGTCATGCCGAATTCATTCGCGAAGCGGATATCGCCGGCAACAGGCTGGCCACCATGGTCAAGACCCGCGAGTTCGAGGCGGTGACTGAAATCACCGTGCTGGCACAGGATCATCCGCGCCTGCTATCGGTCATCGCCGGCGCCTGTGCCGGAGCCGGCGGCAACATTGTCGACGCGCAGATCTTCACCACATCGGACGGCCGCGCGCTGGACACCATCCTGATCTCGAGGGAATTCGACCGTGACGAGGATGAACGCCGTCGCGCCGAGCGCGTCGGACGGCTGATCGAGGATGTGCTGTCCGGCAAGAGCTGGCTGCCGGAGATGATCGAGAAACGCACCAAGCCGCGGCGCGGCTCCAAGGTGTTCAAGATCCCGCCGCGCGCCGAAATCCGCAACACCTTGTCGAACCGGTTCTCGGTGATCGAGGTCGAGGGACTGGACCGGCCAGGCCTGCTGTCGGAGATCACAGGGACGCTGTCCGACCTGTCGCTCGACATTGCTTCGGCCCACATCACCACTTTCGGCGAAAAGGTCATCGACACGTTCTATGTCACCGATCTCACCGGCCAGAAGATCGACAGCCCGGCGCGCACCAACGCCATCCACAACAGGCTGATCGCGGCGCTGGAAGGCATCACGCCCGAGCGTGGCGGCGGCAAGGCCAAGGCGGCCGCCGAGTGA
- the copM gene encoding CopM family metallochaperone → MTFAKKLVLLLMAAGMLLAVFLESVPAQSEEMKHDMSAMAMSAASPSTDGYKAAMDKMHTDMMAVEYSGNADVDFVRGMIPHHQAAVDMAKVELANGKDPEIRKLAEAVIAAQEAEIKQMQDWLAAHPVK, encoded by the coding sequence ATGACCTTCGCTAAAAAACTCGTGCTGTTGCTGATGGCGGCGGGAATGCTGCTTGCCGTCTTCCTCGAAAGCGTCCCTGCTCAATCCGAGGAGATGAAACACGACATGAGCGCGATGGCCATGAGCGCGGCAAGCCCTTCGACCGACGGCTACAAGGCGGCCATGGACAAGATGCACACCGACATGATGGCGGTGGAATATTCGGGCAACGCCGACGTCGATTTCGTCCGCGGCATGATCCCGCACCACCAGGCCGCGGTCGACATGGCCAAGGTCGAGCTTGCCAACGGCAAGGATCCGGAAATTCGCAAACTGGCCGAAGCGGTCATCGCCGCGCAGGAAGCCGAGATCAAGCAGATGCAGGATTGGCTCGCCGCCCATCCGGTGAAGTAG
- the trpS gene encoding tryptophan--tRNA ligase → MSAFKPLVFSGVQPTGNLHLGNYLGAIKKFVALQDTSDCIYCVVDLHSLTAQLVHEDLADQTRSITAAFLASGIDPKKHIVFNQSRVMQHAELAWIFNCVARIGWMNRMTQFKDKAGKDRENASLGLLAYPSLMAADILLYRATHVPVGEDQKQHLELTRDIAQKFNNDFSDRIASLGVGVEMQVGEETVHGYFPLTEPVIGGPAARIMSLRDGSKKMSKSDPSDLSRINLTDDADAISKKIRKAKTDPEALPSELDGLASRPEAENLVGIYAGLAEISKEAVLKEFAGQQFSVFKPALADLAVEKLAPIASEMRRISDDRAYVDAVLKDGGDRARVLAEATMKTVRDIIGLLQG, encoded by the coding sequence ATGTCCGCCTTCAAGCCACTCGTCTTCTCCGGTGTCCAGCCGACCGGCAATCTGCATCTCGGCAACTATCTCGGCGCCATCAAGAAATTCGTCGCCCTGCAGGACACATCCGACTGCATCTATTGCGTCGTCGACCTGCATTCGCTGACAGCCCAACTCGTCCATGAAGACCTCGCCGACCAGACGCGGTCGATCACGGCGGCGTTCCTGGCCTCCGGCATCGACCCGAAGAAGCACATCGTCTTCAACCAGTCGCGGGTCATGCAGCATGCCGAACTCGCCTGGATCTTCAATTGCGTGGCGCGCATCGGCTGGATGAACCGCATGACGCAGTTCAAGGACAAGGCCGGCAAGGACCGCGAGAACGCTTCGCTCGGCCTGCTGGCCTATCCGAGCCTGATGGCGGCCGACATCCTGCTCTACCGCGCCACGCATGTGCCGGTGGGCGAAGACCAGAAGCAGCACCTGGAACTGACGCGTGACATCGCGCAGAAGTTCAACAACGACTTCTCGGACCGCATCGCCAGCCTTGGCGTCGGTGTCGAGATGCAGGTCGGCGAAGAGACCGTGCATGGCTATTTCCCGCTGACCGAGCCGGTCATCGGCGGGCCGGCGGCGCGCATCATGTCGCTGCGCGACGGTTCGAAGAAAATGTCGAAGTCGGACCCGTCGGACCTGTCGCGCATCAACCTGACGGATGATGCCGATGCGATCTCCAAGAAGATCCGCAAGGCGAAGACCGACCCGGAAGCGTTGCCGAGCGAACTGGACGGTCTGGCCTCTCGTCCCGAGGCGGAAAATCTGGTCGGCATCTATGCGGGTCTCGCCGAGATTTCGAAGGAAGCCGTGCTGAAGGAGTTCGCCGGCCAGCAGTTTTCGGTGTTCAAGCCGGCGCTGGCCGACCTTGCGGTGGAAAAGCTGGCGCCCATCGCCAGCGAGATGCGCCGCATTTCCGACGACCGCGCCTATGTCGACGCGGTGCTGAAGGACGGCGGCGATCGCGCCCGCGTTCTGGCCGAAGCGACGATGAAGACGGTTCGCGACATCATCGGCCTGCTGCAGGGCTGA